A portion of the Ailuropoda melanoleuca isolate Jingjing chromosome 18, ASM200744v2, whole genome shotgun sequence genome contains these proteins:
- the PPP1R3B gene encoding protein phosphatase 1 regulatory subunit 3B isoform X1 — protein MRLPTKGAYLSPGPRSCRRRRCPCHPRADAAAVWRICTSGLMSCTRVLAYSSNPMMAVDIECRYSCMAPSLRRERFALRTSPKPSEPLRPCIQLSSKNEASGMVAPTVQEKKVKKRVSFADNQGLALTMVKVFSEFDDPLDIPFNITELLDNIVSLTTAESESFVLDFTQPSADYLDFRNRLQTDHVCLENCVLKDKAITGTVKVQNLAFEKMVKIRMTFDTWKSFTDFPCRYVKDTYAGSDRDTFSFDISLPEKIQSYERMEFAVCFECSGQTYWDSNKGKNYRIVRAELKSTQGTAVPQNGPDFGISFDQFGSPRCSYGLFPEWPSYLGYEKLGPYY, from the exons ATGCGTCTGCCCACCAAGGGCGCGTACCTGAGTCCCGGCCCCCGCTCCTGCCGTCGTCGCCGCTGCCCCTGCCATCCCCGCGCGGATGCCGCCGCGGTCTGGCGCATCTGTACATCGGGGCTTATGAGCTGTACCAG AGTTCTAGCCTATTCCTCTAACCCGATGATGGCTGTGGACATCGAGTGCAGATACAGCTGCATGGCCCCTTCCCTGCGCCGAGAGAGGTTTGCCCTCAGGACCTCACCGAAGCCAAGCGAACCACTGAGGCCCTGCATTCAGCTGAGCAGCAAGAATGAAGCCAGCGGGATGGTGGCCCCCACCGTCCAGGAGAAAAAGGTGAAAAAGCGGGTGTCCTTCGCAGACAACCAAGGGCTGGCCCTGACAATGGTCAAAGTGTTCTCGGAATTCGATGACCCGTTAGATATTCCGTTTAACATCACCGAGCTCCTAGACAACATTGTGAGCTTGACGACAGCGGAGAGCGAGAGCTTTGTCTTGGATTTCACACAGCCTTCCGCTGATTACTTAGACTTTCGAAACCGGCTTCAGACCGACCACGTATGCCTTGAAAACTGTGTCCTGAAGGACAAAGCCATCACAGGCACAGTGAAGGTGCAGAACCTGGCGTTTGAGAAGATGGTGAAAATAAGAATGACATTCGACACCTGGAAAAGCTTCACAGACTTCCCCTGTCGGTATGTGAAGGACACCTACGCCGGCTCGGACAGGGACACATTCTCCTTTGACATCAGCTTGCCTGAGAAAATTCAGTCTTACGAGAGGATGGAGTTTGCTGTGTGCTTTGAGTGCAGCGGACAGACGTACTGGGAcagcaacaaaggcaaaaattatAGGATCGTCCGAGCCGAGCTGAAGTCCACGCAGGGCACAGCCGTGCCACAGAACGGGCCCGATTTCGGAATATCCTTTGACCAGTTTGGGAGCCCTCGGTGTTCCTACGGtctgtttccagagtggccgaGTTATTTAGGGTACGAAAAGCTAGGGCCCTACTATTAG
- the PPP1R3B gene encoding protein phosphatase 1 regulatory subunit 3B isoform X2, with amino-acid sequence MMAVDIECRYSCMAPSLRRERFALRTSPKPSEPLRPCIQLSSKNEASGMVAPTVQEKKVKKRVSFADNQGLALTMVKVFSEFDDPLDIPFNITELLDNIVSLTTAESESFVLDFTQPSADYLDFRNRLQTDHVCLENCVLKDKAITGTVKVQNLAFEKMVKIRMTFDTWKSFTDFPCRYVKDTYAGSDRDTFSFDISLPEKIQSYERMEFAVCFECSGQTYWDSNKGKNYRIVRAELKSTQGTAVPQNGPDFGISFDQFGSPRCSYGLFPEWPSYLGYEKLGPYY; translated from the coding sequence ATGATGGCTGTGGACATCGAGTGCAGATACAGCTGCATGGCCCCTTCCCTGCGCCGAGAGAGGTTTGCCCTCAGGACCTCACCGAAGCCAAGCGAACCACTGAGGCCCTGCATTCAGCTGAGCAGCAAGAATGAAGCCAGCGGGATGGTGGCCCCCACCGTCCAGGAGAAAAAGGTGAAAAAGCGGGTGTCCTTCGCAGACAACCAAGGGCTGGCCCTGACAATGGTCAAAGTGTTCTCGGAATTCGATGACCCGTTAGATATTCCGTTTAACATCACCGAGCTCCTAGACAACATTGTGAGCTTGACGACAGCGGAGAGCGAGAGCTTTGTCTTGGATTTCACACAGCCTTCCGCTGATTACTTAGACTTTCGAAACCGGCTTCAGACCGACCACGTATGCCTTGAAAACTGTGTCCTGAAGGACAAAGCCATCACAGGCACAGTGAAGGTGCAGAACCTGGCGTTTGAGAAGATGGTGAAAATAAGAATGACATTCGACACCTGGAAAAGCTTCACAGACTTCCCCTGTCGGTATGTGAAGGACACCTACGCCGGCTCGGACAGGGACACATTCTCCTTTGACATCAGCTTGCCTGAGAAAATTCAGTCTTACGAGAGGATGGAGTTTGCTGTGTGCTTTGAGTGCAGCGGACAGACGTACTGGGAcagcaacaaaggcaaaaattatAGGATCGTCCGAGCCGAGCTGAAGTCCACGCAGGGCACAGCCGTGCCACAGAACGGGCCCGATTTCGGAATATCCTTTGACCAGTTTGGGAGCCCTCGGTGTTCCTACGGtctgtttccagagtggccgaGTTATTTAGGGTACGAAAAGCTAGGGCCCTACTATTAG